TATGACCGCATATATGGTTACACGTATGAACTCTTAAAACCTTACGAACTTTTTAGGCTTTCCTCCTACATCCGCAGAAAATAAGGCATAAACCAAAGTTATAAAGCGCTGAAATACCCACTCGGTTGATTGTGCACTGCCCCTAAAACCCGCAACATTAGGCCATCGAAACGCACAACAGCGAAGGTCTGACATGAGCGCCCCTGAACATCAAACAGCAACACACACCAGCCTGATATGGGACCTGCCCCTGCGCCTGTTTCATTGGGCCATGGTGGCCTGTGTGCTGGTAGCTGCCATCAGTGGTTATTTCTTTGAAGAATGGTGGCTGGATTTACATGTTGTGGCCGGATATGGGCTGGCCTGCCTGCTCGTCTTTCGCCTGATCTGGGGACTGGTGGGCAGCACCTATAGTCGCTTTAGCCATTTCCCCCTGTCACGCGGCAAGCTTATTGAACATATCAAACAGCTCCTTACCTTTAAATCCCCCACATATGATGGTCATAATCCTCTTGGGGCCTGGATGATTGTCCTGATGCTTGCCACCATGGTCTTTTTGGTTCTCTCCGGCTTTCTGGTTTGGGGGGGACAAGAAAATCATGGCCCACTGGCTTCTGTTATCAGCTATGAAATCGGGGACTGGGCGGAAGATTTCCATGAAGTCTTTGCCAATCTGTTAATGGTCTGTGTTGCTCTTCACCTGTGTGGGGTTGTCGGTGAAACCATCCTGTTTAAACACCCGCTGATCAAGGCCATGATTACA
This sequence is a window from Terasakiella sp. SH-1. Protein-coding genes within it:
- a CDS encoding cytochrome b/b6 domain-containing protein, whose protein sequence is MSAPEHQTATHTSLIWDLPLRLFHWAMVACVLVAAISGYFFEEWWLDLHVVAGYGLACLLVFRLIWGLVGSTYSRFSHFPLSRGKLIEHIKQLLTFKSPTYDGHNPLGAWMIVLMLATMVFLVLSGFLVWGGQENHGPLASVISYEIGDWAEDFHEVFANLLMVCVALHLCGVVGETILFKHPLIKAMITGKKPAPSATPNATYWHSIFGLLLLSIIIAAFTYWVDETDVRAEVSPLNQTYRSECGDCHAIYHPSLRSAANWQVMLDQLEDHYGEDASLDAKTLKKITQYLNEQNAHTIETEAAHKMGRHDTPTARITDTPYWQKKHARLSKHSFKHPKVMFKSNCTACHTDARSGRFDDVNIKLPKGIS